The following coding sequences are from one Ornithodoros turicata isolate Travis chromosome 1, ASM3712646v1, whole genome shotgun sequence window:
- the LOC135388551 gene encoding uncharacterized protein LOC135388551, whose amino-acid sequence MMHIIDHLISRGFFSLDHLNERIEKFKYDRSDSKNKPEKIVPDALKGKKKMKGSASQIYCFFRHFALYIADSVPRANTAWELYLLLRQIVELLVCRKLPTGYVPYLQRLTHFFCLDFQALFPEVSVPCKAHYLIHYPAYIYKYGPLFNLWAMRFESKHQYFKDLSRKLHNFKNITHTLAMRHQFLQAYVLSQASTESSIFTTGSRPILLEHVPDVVKSYIAQKDVHVTNVSTLSSVRSGSITYGPGMALPHKITDDDLPKFVEICGIYSINREIVFEAREVSSIEFDGHYHVYVVTASDTYSVFSDTAGFRPEPLYITRLGNRHIINTRSALL is encoded by the coding sequence ATGATGCACATCATCGACCACCTGATTTCTCGTGGGTTCTTTTCCCTTGATCATCTCAACGAGCGTATCGAAAAATTCAAGTATGATAGAAGTGACTCAAAAAACAAGCCAGAGAAGATAGTGCCAGATGCTCTCAAAggcaaaaagaaaatgaagggtAGTGCCTCACAAATTTATTGCTTTTTTCGGCACTTTGCACTCTATATTGCCGACTCTGTTCCTCGTGCAAATACTGCATGGGAGTTGTACCTTCTGCTGCGACAGATAGTTGAACTATTGGTTTGCCGGAAGCTACCTACTGGATACGTGCCATACCTACAACGACTGACTCATTTCTTCTGTTTGGACTTCCAAGCCCTCTTTCCAGAAGTAAGCGTTCCATGTAAGGCGCACTACTTGATCCACTACCCTGCATATATCTACAAGTACGGCCCCTTATTTAACCTCTGGGCAATGCGTTTTGAATCAAAACACCAATATTTCAAGGACCTCTCAAGAAAGCTCCACAACTTCAAGAACATCACTCATACTTTGGCAATGAGACATCAGTTCCTGCAGGCGTATGTCCTCTCACAAGCTTCAACTGAGAGCAGCATTTTCACAACAGGCAGTCGCCCAATCCTGCTGGAGCATGTGCCAGATGTCGTCAAATCCTACATCGCACAAAAGGATGTTCATGTGACAAACGTGTCAACGTTGAGTTCGGTAAGAAGTGGCAGCATTACTTATGGACCAGGGATGGCCCTGCCACACAAAATCACTGATGATGACCTGCCCAAATTCGTCGAGATCTGTGGCATCTACTCCATCAACAGGGAGATCGTGTTCGAAGCACGTGAAGTTTCCAGCATAGAGTTTGACGGTCATTACCACGTTTATGTGGTCACTGCGAGTGACACGTATTCTGTCTTCAGTGACACTGCTGGTTTTAGGCCAGAGCCTTTGTACATTACTCGACTAGGAAACAGGCACATCATTAACACTCGTAGTGCTCTACTGTAG